The following nucleotide sequence is from Nautilia sp. PV-1.
TTGCTTGAGTTTGTAATAGCCCATAATAAAGACCTTTTAAGTAAACTTAAAGAGCCTGTGCTTATCGAGGATGACAAGTTTGTGTATTTAGGAAACAATCCTATAAAACAGCTTGAAATTTATAAAGTTTTAAAACTTATAGACAAAACTAAAACCGCCATGGGAAAAAGACTTATTAAAGAAAGACTTTTCAATCCCATCAGAGATGAAGCGGAACTTGAAAAAAGATATAAATCCGTTGCTTTTATGTTGAACCGGTATCAGGAATTTGAATCTCTGCTGAGAGAAATATATGATCTTGAAAAAATAGACAGAAAAATAAAACTTAAAAAACTCCATCCGTTTGAAATTACTTTTTTACTTAATTCTCTTGAATCTGTAAGCGAAATTTATTTAAAGCTGAAAAAGAGAACAACAAAAATAGATTTTTTTGTAGAGTTTATAAAAAGAAATTTTGAACTGGATAAAATTAACGTAAAGTTTGAAGATATTAAAGAAAGTTTTTTTAAACGCGGAATAGATAAAAATCTTGATGAGCTTGTAGACGAAAAAGAGAAATATATATTACAGCTGAAAAAAATAAAAAACAAAATCGAATCTTTGGGTGATGTAAAAGTGGAGATTAACCAGCTTGATAAAGAAGGGTTTTATTTCAGTCTTACCAAAAACAGATTTAATATGATTAAAGACAAATTTAGTGAGAGCTTTGTAGATATTGACGGAGAAAAACTTTTTTTAGATGATTTGAGAGTAAAACAGCTTACAAACAGTGTTAAAATAAGCGGAGATTTTATTGATGAGATAAGTGATAAAATTATTGCCCTTCAAAATAAAATTATAAAAAAGACAAGTAAAATATTCATTAAGAAATTAGGGGAGATAGAAAAGGAATTTGATATTTTACAAAACATAGCAAATGAAATAGCCAAAATCGACGTAGCTGTCAGCAGTGCAAAAATTGCTAAGGAATTGAATTATTCAAAACCTAAATTAAAAAACAAAAAAGCATCTTTTAAAGCCCTGAGGCATCCTTTGATTGAAATAAATCAGGAAAACGGTGTTTATGTTCCGAATGATATAGATTTTAACGAATATGACGGAATGCTTTTATACGGAATTAACAGCTCGGGTAAAAGCTCTCTGATGAAAAGCGTAGGAATAGCTGTGTTTTTGGCTCAGGGAGGTTTTTTCGTTCCGTGTGAGAAAATGGAATTTACTCCTTATCAGGGGATTTTTACCAGAATTGAAGCCAGTGATAATTTAACTAAAGGTCTTTCAACTTTTGCCGTTGAAATGTTGGAACTTAAAAATATATTCAACCGTGCAAACGAGCATTCCCTTGTATTGGGAGATGAAATAGCACACGGGACTGAAACAACTTCGGCTTTGGCTATTGTGGCAAGTGCCGTTGTGAAACTTGCAAAAAGGAAAATAAACTTCCTGTTTGCCACACACCTTCATCAGCTTATGGATATAGATGAGGTAAAAAATCTTTCAAACGTAGTGGCAAAACATCTTGAAGTGTGGTTTGACGGAGAAAAACTCGTATATGACAGAAAACTTAAAGACGGAAGCGGCAGCAGTGTTTACGGACTTGAATTCGCAAAATCTATTTACATGGACGGTGAATTTATAAAACTGGCAGAAAATATAAGAAAAAAACTGACCGATGAATACAGTGAAATCGAGCTTCTACTTAAGAAGAAAAAAAGCAGATATAACAAAAACCTGTTTGTTACAACCTGTGCAATTTGC
It contains:
- a CDS encoding DNA mismatch repair protein MutS, with the translated sequence MDVNKLLSSKKLLTEIYFDLQKYYDDIYPNAVVLMEVGTFFETYEAEGVGKAREIANVLNIQLTKKNKSIPEIDVKNPLMAGFPNHALDRYLEKLIEENRYTIILIKQKGTPPNVKRYLSEIISPGVNLEYSKTPENYVTSIIVEKYSAFHVGFANVDVTTGKSYVYENYSTKDDPTFALDELFRLLQTYKSHEIILTLKNVECDEIVNYLELDGKNIVINRTRMDIKYQNEIFKRVYNIQSLLSPIEVMNFEKFPLITESLGILLEFVIAHNKDLLSKLKEPVLIEDDKFVYLGNNPIKQLEIYKVLKLIDKTKTAMGKRLIKERLFNPIRDEAELEKRYKSVAFMLNRYQEFESLLREIYDLEKIDRKIKLKKLHPFEITFLLNSLESVSEIYLKLKKRTTKIDFFVEFIKRNFELDKINVKFEDIKESFFKRGIDKNLDELVDEKEKYILQLKKIKNKIESLGDVKVEINQLDKEGFYFSLTKNRFNMIKDKFSESFVDIDGEKLFLDDLRVKQLTNSVKISGDFIDEISDKIIALQNKIIKKTSKIFIKKLGEIEKEFDILQNIANEIAKIDVAVSSAKIAKELNYSKPKLKNKKASFKALRHPLIEINQENGVYVPNDIDFNEYDGMLLYGINSSGKSSLMKSVGIAVFLAQGGFFVPCEKMEFTPYQGIFTRIEASDNLTKGLSTFAVEMLELKNIFNRANEHSLVLGDEIAHGTETTSALAIVASAVVKLAKRKINFLFATHLHQLMDIDEVKNLSNVVAKHLEVWFDGEKLVYDRKLKDGSGSSVYGLEFAKSIYMDGEFIKLAENIRKKLTDEYSEIELLLKKKKSRYNKNLFVTTCAICGKPVEDVHHIKEKEKAKEGFIDHMPVHHKYNLIPLCKKHHKMVHEGKIRITGFVTTSKGIELHFEEAD